ACAAAACCGTGAAGGAAGCGATGGAAGACCAGTTTGGCAGGCAGAATATCCGGTATGCCAAAGGATGTGACCTGCGTGGCGATAACCGTTCCGGATTTGCTTCCGCTGTGTCAGCTGCTCGTCGTTCCGATGTGGTGGTGATGGTGTTGGGCGAATCGGCTGAATGGAGCGGTGAAGCTGCCAGTCGTGCGCACATCAATCTGCCGCATATTCAGTCCGAATTGCTGGAAGCCATCCACAAAACCGGGAAGCCGGTGGTTGTGGTACTGATGAGTGGTCGTCCGTTGGCGCTCGACAAAGAGGTGCCCATGACCGATGCGATGCTGGAAGCCTGGTTCCCCGGAACAGAAGGAGCCCCTGCTTTGGCCGATGTCCTTTCGGGAAAATACAACCCGTCGGGTAAATTGCCGATGACTTTCCCGCGGATTACCGGTCAGATTCCGATTTATTACAGCGCGAAAAATACCGGTCGTCCTTATACCAAAACCGGAAAAGAACAGAAATACCGTTCACGGTATCTGTTTACACCGAATACGCCGGAGTTTGCCTTCGGTCATGGATTGAGTTATACGACATTCAGTTATACCGAACCGGAATTAAGTACGGCGAAACTGGCCATGGGCGACACTCTTCACGTAAGTGTGAACATTACCAATACCGGTAAATACGACGGAACCGAAGTGGCTCAGCTGTACATCCGCGACATGGTGGGTAGTGTTACCCGTCCGGTGAAAGAACTGAAGGGTTTCCGGAGAATATTCCTGAAAAAGGGTGAAAGCAAAACCGTCACTTTCGATTTGACCATGAACGATCTTTCTTTCTACCGCAAGGATATGACCTGGGGGGCCGAACCCGGCGACTTCAAGGTATTTGTCGGCGGCGCTTCCGACGATGTGAAAGAAGCAGCATTTACATTAGTGAAATAGATTGGATTTTTTATCATAGACTACTAAACACTGAACCGGTTGGCGTAATGTCAGCCGGTTTTTTTTGTTAATGTGCATCTGGCGACTGTCAATGTGTATTTGGCGATTGTTAAAGTGCATTTGGCGACTGTCAATGTGTATTTGACGAGTGTTAATGTCAATCTGGCGACTGTCAATGTGCATCTGGCGACTTGTCTTGTCCTGAAATAGCTTGACGTAAAAAGTCAGGAAAATGAAGAAAGGAAAAGAGGCCATGTTAAGCGATCACATGGAAGGATTTCAGGAAAAACCGATTAATTACAATGCTTACGAAGTTAGTTTCAGGCGCTGGTTGGTCGGCCAGATAGATGCAGAAAAGATGAGTTTTCAGCAGGCACGCGACCGGTTTGATTAGGTTCCCAGTACCGGCGCATTATCAGGAACTGGCAGGAACGTTATTCCGATGATATTCACTTATCTTTACAGGCGATGAGTGGAAAAGAAAGAACAGATGTAAAAGCGCTGGAGAAGCGTATCAAAGAGCTGGAAAAACAGCTTGAACTGGCGAAGATGAAAAATGTGGGCCTGAATACGATAATTGACATTGCTGAGCAGGACTACAAATTAGAGATTCGAAAAAAGTCTGGCCCCAAACAGTAGAAGTACTGGCACACATGTACCCGTTGGTATCCAAATCGGTACTGTGTGAACTGTTTGGGTTTAGCCGCCAGGCCTGGTACGATAGCAAAAAGCGTCACTCAGTAAAACAAATGCAGGAGGTGTTCATTTTAAAGCAGGTAAAATACTTCGCCGCGAACATCCCCGCATGGGAGCAGAGAAACTCCTTTTGTTATTACTGGCTTCCACACTACAGGAACACAATATCAAATACGGAAGAGACAAGTTTTTCAACCTGCTCGGGGAGCACGGTTTGTTGGTGCGGCGCCGTAAGCGGGGCCGAAAACCACTAATTCGAACCATTTTTACCGTAAATATCCCAATCTAATCCGGGATATCGAACTGGTCAGTTTCAGGCAGACTCTGGGTCAGTGATATTACTACCTGCGAACTGAAAAAGGGTTTGTCTACCTGTCCCTGGTAACCGATGCCTATTCGAAGAAAATTGTCGGATGGAGCCTCTGGCCCGACCTGACCAGTGAAGGGGCTTAAATGCCCTAAGAATGGCCGTTGCCGGCGAAGGTGTAAAGCCGAACCTGATTCATCACTCCGACAGGGGGATTCAGTATTGCTGCAATGATTACGTGAACTACCTGAGGGAGCTAAAATCGGCATATCAATGACCGAAAACGGAGACCCTTATGAAAATGCGGTAGCCGAACGTGTTAATGGTATTTTAAAGGGAGAGTACAGCTTACAGGATACTTTGCCGATTATCACGCAGCCCTGGAAGCGGTAAAAATCGCTGTATACAAATACAATCATAAACGGCGCATCGTAGTGTGGACATGATGTTCCCCACTGATGCACATAAGCAAACCGGAACATTAAAGAAACACTGGAAAAAGCGGTCCTATCCGTTGAAGCGTGAATCAGGTGATACATAAAAATCTGTCGAACGAACCCGGTGTAAGAGAAAACCTGTGATGAGAGAACAGGAATAACAGGAGAGTTTCCGGCTACTTCAGGGTTTTTAGAAACAATCTGAACTCTGTTTTCAGGTTTTACTCTTACAAACGACGGACCGGGCAGGAAGATAAAAAGAAGTATATTTGGAATCCAGTTGTTACGAAATAACAAGCAACCGGACTCACCAATTAAGTATATAAATCTGTCAAGCTATTTTAGGGGAGGTCAAAAAATATTTAGGAGAGGTCAATTGCTACACGTGCGGCATGGGCTGCTACAGGTCAGTGGTGCGTTGCTACACATACGGCGTGGCCTGCTACCTGTCAGTCTTGTTGCTACACATACGGCACGGCTTGCTACCAGTCAGTCGTGTGTTGCTTCGTGCGGGGTACTTACTGCTACACGCGGGTATCGGTGGGATGTGGCAGAGACTGAAAGCATTTCGTCCTAAAACGAATTTTCGGATGCAAAAAAGGTGTCCCTGTCGGTTAACTCCAGCGTTTGGAAACTGCAGAGCTACCTCGGGGACACCTTCTTTTTTATCCTATCGGGAATGCCGGTTATTTGTCTTTTGTTCCTTTTTCAGGAAGCAACGCAACACTTATGTAGTTGTTGAAATCCCAAACCCATTTGGCTGCCTTCTGCAATTCTTTTGGATTCAGGGCATTTACCTATTGAACTGGTTGAAGGTTGAGAAATCACCGTCATGATTCAGGTAGTACGATTTCAGTGCGCTCAGCCAGTAGCTGTTTTCACGGAGATTGGTTTCACGCTCACGCAACATCTTTTCCATTGCTTTGTGTACTTCTTCCTGAGACGGACCATTTTTGAGCAGATCCTTGATTCATCGAAAACAGCTGTTTTCAGTGTGTCAATTTTCTCCGGAGCGGTACCATAATAAATCGTCATGGTATATTCCGGTTCCGGAAGTTTATTGAACGAAGGTTGTGCTCCGATGTAATATACACTGGATTTGTCCTCGCGAATGCTTTCCAGCAAACGGGTGGTGAGAATTTTAGCCAATGCGTCGAGTTCAACGATGTCTTTCGTATCGTAGTTCAGCTTACCATGGAATTGGATGTACTGAATACTTTTCGGTTCGGTTCCTTTATATACTTTCTTTCGACAGCACCTTTTGGACGGATACCAAATCCTTCCAGTGATCGGTTTTACCGGTTGTAGGCAACGAAGCCAGGTAAGTTTCTACCAGGTTTCATTTTGTCGAAGTCGATGTTACCAACAAAGATGAATTTGAAATCGCCTGCATTGGAAAACCGGTCTTTATCGATAGCCTTGATGCGATCGAAATTCGCCTCTTTCAGGGTTTGTTTTGTCAAAGGACGAACCCACGGACTGTAATTGCTGGCAACCACGCGGAAGGTATCGGAGAAGGCCGCTTCCGGAGAAGCTTTCCGGTTGTCGAGCTGACTCTCCATCCGGGTCATGAAAGAGTTGAAGGCCGATTGGTCAACGCGCGGATGAGTGAAATAGAGGTTCACCAGTTTCATCAGCGTTTCAACATCCTTTTTCGAAGAAGACCCCTGGAACCCTTGAGTAATCTGGCGGATAAACGGATCGACATTTGCTACTTTGCCGGCCAGTTTTTTGTCCAGCTCGGGAGCCGTAAAGTCAGAAAGTCCGCTCATCTGCATGATGGTAGCTGCAAAATCAGTGGAAACGTCGTCCGATGGCGAGTAAACCGAATATCCACCCGGTCCGTAAGCTGAGAAAAGAATTTCGTCATCTTTGAAATCCGTTTTCTTCAGAATGACTTTGGCACCATTGGAAAGTGTCCACTCTTCTGCATTTACTTCCGGAATTTTCTTCTCGCTGACAATCTTACCAGGAGTTGGTTGTTCAGGCATCAGCGGTGCATCGGAAACCTGATCTTTATATGGCTTGATTTTAGCCGTGTCTACTTCCGCCAGAAGCTTTTTGACATCGTCGTTGGTCGGAACCGGAACGCCTTTCACGTCCGGAGCGGTGATAATTACCACGCGGTTATCCGGTGTCAACCATTTTTTCGCAAGGGCGTCCACGTCAGCCAGGGTAATGGTTGGCATCAATTCCTTATAATACTGATACTCCTTGTCAAGTCCCGGAACGGGCTCTTTCCGCTCCAGAAAGTTGCGGCTGTATTCGTTGGCAATACTGATAGATTGGCGTTTGTCACGATCGTTGTAAGCGGTTTCCATCGAGCTCATCATCGACGCTTTTGCACGCTTCAATTCACTTTCGGTAAAGCCATAATCTTTCACTCGCTGGTTCTCGATAAGCACGGCTTTCAATCCTTCCGGAATTTTTCCCGGATGGGTAACGACCATGGAGGAATAAACATCCACCGGGCCGACCAAGCCGCCATAGCTGGAGCGTGCAAATACAAACGGAGGATTTTCTTTTTGCGCAATTTCCGACAAACGAGCATTGATCATGCTGTTGTACAGGCTGTGCATCATCATTTCGCGGTAGCCACCAACGGTTGTGTCGAGCTCCATGGGATGCTTGATGTACAAATTAGCTGAAGAA
This Prolixibacter sp. NT017 DNA region includes the following protein-coding sequences:
- a CDS encoding fibronectin type III-like domain-contianing protein, whose translation is MVGSVTRPVKELKGFRRIFLKKGESKTVTFDLTMNDLSFYRKDMTWGAEPGDFKVFVGGASDDVKEAAFTLVK
- a CDS encoding insulinase family protein, which encodes MTGRIWYPSKRCCRKKVYKGTEPKSIQYIQFHGKLNYDTKDIVELDALAKILTTRLLESIREDKSSVYYIGAQPSFNKLPEPEYTMTIYYGTAPEKIDTLKTAVFDESRICSKMVRLRKKYTKQWKRCCVSVKPISVKTATG
- a CDS encoding M16 family metallopeptidase; this translates as MKKLILGLLTIFLAMGSYAQVPDLKAKIPFDPKTDKGVLKNGLTYYVRANHTPKNRAELMLVVSAGSILEDDDQQGLAHFCEHMSFNGTKNFPKNELVNYFESIGMEFGPEINAYTGFDQTVYMLKVPLDSAKYMNKGLQVLYDWASQVTDSNDEINKERGVIHEEWRGGQGAQQRMMKQWLPVFFKDSHYADRLPIGKMSVVDSCPPSAVRRFRNDWYRPDLQAVIVVGDFDQKKMVQEVKEKFSQIPIHKNERKKPSYDVPFQKGTLIKVVTDPEATYSSANLYIKHPMELDTTVGGYREMMMHSLYNSMINARLSEIAQKENPPFVFARSSYGGLVGPVDVYSSMVVTHPGKIPEGLKAVLIENQRVKDYGFTESELKRAKASMMSSMETAYNDRDKRQSISIANEYSRNFLERKEPVPGLDKEYQYYKELMPTITLADVDALAKKWLTPDNRVVIITAPDVKGVPVPTNDDVKKLLAEVDTAKIKPYKDQVSDAPLMPEQPTPGKIVSEKKIPEVNAEEWTLSNGAKVILKKTDFKDDEILFSAYGPGGYSVYSPSDDVSTDFAATIMQMSGLSDFTAPELDKKLAGKVANVDPFIRQITQGFQGSSSKKDVETLMKLVNLYFTHPRVDQSAFNSFMTRMESQLDNRKASPEAAFSDTFRVVASNYSPWVRPLTKQTLKEANFDRIKAIDKDRFSNAGDFKFIFVGNIDFDKMKPGRNLPGFVAYNR